The following are encoded in a window of Paenibacillaceae bacterium GAS479 genomic DNA:
- a CDS encoding YtpI-like protein has translation MNDPVAWLQWIIIAGIIISSIMSVVNSFRSRRSKDANQRALYAAKMNICMGIMLILIALIQMFMYTGSTIRVIVGAVFMLLGLFNIFAGLRNHSVIRTVIERNATGKQR, from the coding sequence ATGAACGATCCCGTCGCCTGGCTGCAATGGATCATCATTGCAGGTATCATCATCAGCTCCATCATGTCCGTTGTGAACAGCTTCCGCTCTCGCCGCTCCAAAGACGCCAATCAAAGAGCGCTTTACGCCGCCAAAATGAACATCTGTATGGGCATAATGCTTATCTTGATCGCCCTCATTCAGATGTTCATGTATACGGGCTCGACAATTCGCGTCATTGTGGGAGCGGTGTTCATGCTGCTCGGTCTGTTCAACATCTTTGCCGGGCTCCGCAACCACAGTGTCATCCGTACCGTCATCGAGCGGAACGCAACAGGCAAACAGCGCTAG
- a CDS encoding Predicted transcriptional regulator containing CBS domains → MPHDSNPPASFETMTKHEQLIRHIEALEPGTRISVRGIARDKEVSEGTAYKAIKEAEELGIVATKKRIGTVRVHKSRRVSLEGLTFGDVADIVEGQLLGGAGGLQRTLHKFVIGAMELDAMLRYINEDSLLIVGNREEAHRLALEQGAGVLITGGFDTSPAVKRLADTRGLPIIVSRHDTFTVASMINRAMYDRLIKQKIVLIEDIMSFGRPADVLKHGDTAADFHRLAGLTGSFRFPVLDDRGRVSGMMTAKDAAGSEPDNPVERLMTRHPITAAPNITVTSAAHTMAAEGIDLLPVVDRHRRLLGVITRQEVLEAMRITGRQGESGETFDDLIVAGFKPAEGEAGGFCYKGVAAAQMSGTPGTVSEGVLSTLMLQAARRMVRESGRSDHMIESMTTYFIRPVPIDAELTLEPTVLELSRKTAKLEIQLSDSAGVAAKAILSMQLMDG, encoded by the coding sequence ATGCCACATGATTCTAACCCACCGGCATCGTTTGAGACGATGACCAAGCATGAACAGCTGATTCGGCATATCGAGGCGCTGGAGCCCGGCACGCGCATTTCCGTACGCGGCATCGCCCGTGACAAGGAAGTTAGCGAGGGCACAGCATACAAGGCGATTAAGGAAGCCGAGGAGCTCGGAATCGTCGCCACCAAAAAAAGAATTGGCACCGTACGGGTCCATAAATCCCGGCGTGTATCTCTAGAAGGACTTACTTTCGGCGATGTCGCCGACATCGTGGAAGGACAGCTGCTCGGCGGAGCCGGGGGCCTTCAGCGGACGCTGCACAAGTTCGTCATCGGAGCGATGGAGCTTGATGCCATGCTTCGCTACATTAATGAAGACAGCCTGCTCATCGTCGGCAACCGCGAGGAGGCGCATCGTTTAGCATTGGAGCAAGGAGCCGGAGTGCTCATCACAGGCGGCTTTGATACGAGCCCGGCAGTCAAGCGGTTAGCGGACACGAGAGGGCTGCCGATTATCGTGTCCCGTCACGATACGTTTACAGTCGCATCGATGATTAATCGTGCGATGTACGACCGACTCATCAAGCAAAAAATAGTTCTAATCGAAGACATTATGAGCTTCGGCCGCCCTGCCGACGTGCTGAAGCACGGTGATACGGCGGCGGATTTTCACCGGTTGGCCGGACTTACGGGAAGCTTCCGCTTTCCCGTGCTTGATGACCGCGGCCGGGTGAGCGGCATGATGACGGCCAAGGACGCTGCGGGTTCCGAGCCGGATAACCCGGTTGAACGGCTGATGACGCGCCATCCCATCACGGCGGCGCCGAACATAACGGTCACCTCCGCCGCCCATACGATGGCGGCGGAAGGCATCGACCTGCTGCCAGTCGTTGACCGGCATCGCCGGCTGCTTGGCGTCATCACTCGCCAAGAAGTGCTTGAGGCCATGCGCATTACCGGCCGACAGGGAGAATCAGGCGAGACGTTCGATGATCTGATCGTCGCTGGCTTCAAGCCTGCCGAAGGTGAAGCTGGCGGCTTCTGCTATAAGGGTGTCGCCGCTGCACAAATGTCCGGTACGCCGGGAACGGTTTCGGAAGGCGTGTTGTCGACACTGATGCTTCAAGCAGCGCGCCGCATGGTACGCGAAAGCGGCCGCAGCGACCATATGATCGAGAGTATGACGACCTATTTTATACGTCCGGTCCCGATTGACGCGGAGCTCACGCTTGAACCAACCGTGCTGGAGCTGAGTCGCAAAACCGCTAAGCTAGAAATTCAGCTGTCCGACTCCGCTGGAGTCGCGGCTAAGGCAATTCTCTCTATGCAGCTAATGGACGGCTAA
- a CDS encoding Cu-processing system permease protein, whose protein sequence is MNILHIARREIKLGFRNPWSYSFLALFTVFTLLLLMIGAQRSGSGYTSTTGSMLNLILYLLPLMTLLIGSFSLTAEKEEGSWQLISTYSLRTLSFIAGKYAGLTVVLAAIVSFAYGVSGVVGAVLGSGFDLKTLGLFLVFSLLLVLLYLAVALLIGTFAANRWQALTYAVAFWFFTVIGWPALLIAVLGFLPYLMIKPALVALTFLNPAELVRLFVVVKLGGGTILGPEYYQWVTVMQKSTGSLLFAGLCLLWIGVAGGIAVWAWERGRYRA, encoded by the coding sequence ATGAATATACTCCACATTGCGCGCAGAGAGATCAAGCTCGGCTTCCGCAATCCGTGGTCCTACTCTTTTCTCGCGCTGTTCACCGTATTCACGCTGCTGCTTTTGATGATCGGTGCCCAGCGCTCAGGATCGGGATATACGAGTACAACAGGCTCCATGCTGAATTTGATTCTGTATCTGTTGCCGCTTATGACATTGCTCATCGGATCCTTCTCTTTGACGGCGGAAAAAGAAGAGGGAAGCTGGCAGCTCATCTCCACCTATTCGCTGCGGACGCTCTCCTTCATCGCCGGCAAATACGCCGGCCTGACCGTTGTGCTGGCAGCTATAGTTAGCTTCGCTTATGGGGTTAGCGGAGTCGTGGGGGCGGTACTCGGAAGCGGCTTTGATCTCAAAACGCTTGGTTTGTTCCTCGTGTTCTCACTGCTGTTAGTGCTGCTCTATCTTGCCGTAGCGCTGCTGATCGGCACTTTTGCGGCGAACCGTTGGCAGGCGCTGACTTACGCGGTCGCCTTCTGGTTTTTCACTGTAATTGGTTGGCCGGCGCTGTTAATCGCGGTGCTTGGCTTCCTGCCTTATTTGATGATCAAACCAGCGCTAGTCGCGCTGACGTTCCTCAATCCAGCGGAGCTCGTACGACTGTTCGTCGTCGTTAAGCTTGGCGGCGGCACCATATTGGGACCGGAGTATTACCAGTGGGTAACGGTCATGCAAAAATCGACTGGATCGCTGTTGTTTGCAGGCCTTTGCCTGCTGTGGATTGGTGTGGCTGGAGGAATCGCCGTATGGGCGTGGGAGAGGGGGAGATACCGTGCATAA
- a CDS encoding nitrous oxidase accessory protein: MLDGTASGKAADKVSAAATSMEGQANAVSETSSVAKPASASSSEAAASKGTAASAAAGSLQKLIDAAPSGTTIQLPAGSYAQSIVISKPLRVEAQDVTLTGNGSDAPVATIKAKGASLIGLTAEKDTRGKAPAVLVAADNVVLDGLKVISRSLGIQLQSSEGSTIRGSVVEPPADLLGRAARASDSRNGIDLYRSNGNLIENNRVSSMFDGIYLEGSNNNTVRGNGIDYSRYGIHLMYTKRSVVTDNSGSYNVTGIMAMMVKGSELTGNAFSRQSGSVNSQGMLFYQVEGTRVEDNVMNGNRVGMYIERSEGNEWINNDISYNFVGIQLLDSKDNRLKNNRFVSNVIETQADGSRDNELQGNYWDAFQGLDPNGDGSSDLAYLMNPFFQRLTKDNSAYQIFFQSPGMKFLESLLASGQQNWSRDSAPLMEPPLELGSKSQPTEAPMAATAAAGMALLAGASIIIYTGVRRK, encoded by the coding sequence ATGCTGGATGGGACAGCCTCGGGCAAGGCTGCTGATAAAGTGTCAGCGGCAGCTACGAGCATGGAAGGGCAGGCCAACGCGGTCTCTGAGACTTCGTCGGTAGCCAAACCTGCGTCTGCGTCTTCATCGGAAGCGGCGGCGAGCAAGGGAACTGCGGCATCGGCTGCAGCAGGCTCCCTTCAAAAGCTTATCGACGCTGCGCCGAGCGGCACTACAATCCAATTGCCGGCCGGCAGTTATGCACAGTCGATCGTCATCTCCAAGCCACTGAGGGTCGAAGCGCAGGACGTCACGCTGACCGGAAACGGCAGCGATGCACCGGTTGCTACAATTAAAGCGAAAGGCGCATCGCTGATCGGTCTGACCGCAGAGAAGGACACACGAGGCAAGGCTCCGGCCGTCCTAGTGGCTGCGGATAATGTTGTTCTGGACGGGCTGAAAGTCATATCACGTTCTCTCGGCATCCAGCTCCAGAGCTCGGAAGGCTCCACTATCCGGGGCTCGGTCGTCGAGCCTCCTGCCGATCTGCTCGGCCGTGCAGCGCGCGCTTCAGACAGCCGTAACGGCATCGACCTGTATCGGTCGAACGGCAACCTTATCGAGAACAACCGTGTGAGCAGCATGTTTGATGGGATTTATTTGGAAGGCAGCAATAACAACACGGTCCGCGGCAATGGGATCGACTACTCCCGATATGGCATCCACTTGATGTACACCAAGCGCAGCGTCGTCACCGATAACAGCGGTTCCTACAATGTGACCGGAATCATGGCGATGATGGTCAAAGGGTCCGAACTGACCGGCAATGCATTCAGCCGTCAGAGCGGCAGTGTTAATTCGCAGGGTATGCTGTTTTATCAGGTGGAGGGCACGAGGGTAGAGGATAATGTGATGAATGGCAACCGTGTCGGGATGTATATCGAACGATCCGAGGGCAATGAATGGATCAACAACGACATCTCGTATAACTTTGTCGGCATCCAGCTGCTGGATTCCAAGGACAACCGACTCAAGAACAATCGATTCGTATCCAATGTCATTGAGACTCAGGCGGATGGTAGTCGTGACAATGAGCTGCAGGGCAATTACTGGGATGCTTTCCAAGGACTCGATCCCAACGGCGACGGAAGCAGCGATCTGGCCTACTTGATGAATCCGTTTTTTCAGCGGTTGACCAAGGATAACTCAGCCTATCAGATCTTTTTCCAGTCGCCGGGTATGAAGTTCCTCGAGAGTCTGCTCGCTTCCGGGCAGCAGAACTGGTCGCGCGACAGCGCTCCGCTCATGGAGCCTCCTCTGGAGCTTGGCAGCAAGTCTCAGCCTACTGAAGCGCCGATGGCGGCAACCGCTGCAGCGGGAATGGCGCTTTTGGCAGGAGCATCAATAATCATTTATACGGGGGTTAGAAGAAAATGA
- a CDS encoding Sporulation protein YtrH, protein MNLILSKALIDCFIAFGVVVGGALLAGIGSVLALSPPSSMMVDTASRLKIWALVAAVGGTIDPMRVIESNMIEGHLSPVVQQVLFILCAFVGAHAGTELIRMICRGSG, encoded by the coding sequence ATGAACTTGATCCTGAGCAAAGCATTGATCGACTGCTTCATCGCTTTCGGCGTTGTCGTCGGAGGCGCATTGCTAGCCGGCATCGGATCGGTGCTGGCACTCTCCCCTCCATCCTCGATGATGGTCGATACGGCTTCCCGCCTGAAAATATGGGCTCTTGTCGCCGCCGTCGGCGGAACGATCGATCCAATGCGTGTCATCGAAAGCAATATGATCGAGGGCCATCTGTCCCCTGTCGTTCAACAGGTGTTGTTCATTCTGTGCGCCTTCGTCGGCGCCCATGCCGGCACGGAGCTCATCCGTATGATTTGCCGGGGATCGGGGTGA
- a CDS encoding copper chaperone NosL → MKKRMTAMLMVALTIMLIAAGCGKAGHEPIAVDESVDKCAICNMAVRDDAYAVQLTTKEGKTFKFDDIGCMNDWKSKNADAAISAEYVRDYNDKAWVAYNDAYYVYDADFKSPMAYGVYSFKDKKAAESFVGEQGKGKLMTAQELGSHNWAQNKEQMNMGGSDHEEGMDMGTNEGAEMDMGANEGSGMDMSGNTSTNSGSH, encoded by the coding sequence ATGAAAAAAAGAATGACAGCGATGCTGATGGTCGCTTTGACCATCATGTTAATAGCAGCCGGCTGCGGTAAAGCGGGCCATGAGCCGATAGCGGTTGATGAATCGGTCGATAAATGTGCGATCTGTAATATGGCGGTCCGGGATGACGCTTATGCGGTACAGTTGACAACTAAAGAAGGTAAAACCTTTAAATTCGATGATATCGGCTGCATGAACGATTGGAAGAGCAAAAATGCCGATGCTGCTATAAGCGCAGAGTACGTCCGTGATTACAACGACAAGGCGTGGGTTGCCTACAACGATGCGTATTATGTTTACGATGCGGATTTCAAGTCGCCAATGGCTTACGGAGTGTACAGCTTCAAGGATAAAAAGGCTGCGGAGTCTTTCGTAGGCGAGCAGGGCAAGGGCAAACTGATGACGGCCCAGGAGCTGGGTTCCCATAATTGGGCGCAAAACAAAGAACAAATGAATATGGGCGGTTCCGATCATGAAGAAGGTATGGACATGGGAACGAATGAAGGAGCGGAAATGGACATGGGAGCCAATGAAGGCTCCGGCATGGACATGAGCGGAAATACATCCACTAATTCCGGTTCCCACTAA
- a CDS encoding Peroxiredoxin, protein MSRRPIWSKRRLLSVVSVLLLVAAGLSGMLLVKQNSDREKPGRVAEGSPAPEIAIAVPGSGERVQLSDFKGRTVLVHFWASWCVPCKRELPLIDKAAHLTSKGDHKDEAGAASGAGNEQEILAINVGESRGTINEFTGETGISMPIVSDVTGQAAEAFRVRALPASFIISPDGRISQIIQGEFTSVEEIQAALDAG, encoded by the coding sequence ATGAGTCGTCGACCTATATGGAGCAAGCGCCGTCTGCTGTCTGTTGTTTCCGTGTTGCTGCTAGTTGCGGCAGGACTTTCTGGGATGTTGCTCGTCAAGCAGAATTCAGACAGAGAAAAACCAGGCCGTGTTGCTGAAGGATCTCCTGCACCAGAGATCGCGATTGCTGTACCGGGCTCTGGTGAGCGCGTCCAGTTGTCGGATTTTAAAGGCCGGACAGTACTTGTTCATTTTTGGGCAAGCTGGTGCGTCCCCTGCAAAAGAGAGCTGCCACTGATCGATAAAGCTGCACATCTTACATCTAAAGGTGATCATAAAGACGAGGCTGGTGCCGCATCCGGCGCCGGTAACGAGCAGGAGATCCTTGCCATCAATGTTGGGGAGAGCCGCGGGACGATCAACGAGTTTACCGGCGAGACCGGTATTTCTATGCCAATTGTGTCTGACGTGACCGGGCAGGCGGCTGAGGCTTTCCGGGTACGAGCTTTGCCAGCCTCGTTCATCATTTCTCCGGACGGCCGCATTTCTCAAATTATTCAAGGTGAGTTTACCAGCGTGGAAGAAATCCAGGCCGCTCTGGACGCGGGCTGA
- a CDS encoding heme ABC exporter, ATP-binding protein CcmA, with the protein MHKPVLLVEGVDKSIKGQHIVRDISLTMQQGSVLALCGGNGAGKSTLLRMVMGILQPTSGVIQVDGLSWKENRNAYADKLGYMPDDYAFAKGLTAWETLHFWASLRGLPRSRTEEALEEVGLAEVRNKNVTAFSKGMRQRLLFAQAMLAKPPLLVLDEPTNGLDPYWMDSFVELVNKLRREGHSVIYSTHQLPVAEASADYVLFMQEGAAVRQGTVASLLEQYGPGGLHAAFTESRMQPGSRGQVEA; encoded by the coding sequence GTGCATAAGCCAGTTCTGCTCGTTGAAGGCGTGGATAAAAGCATTAAAGGGCAGCACATCGTGCGGGACATCTCTCTCACGATGCAGCAAGGGAGCGTCCTCGCGCTGTGCGGCGGCAACGGTGCGGGCAAAAGTACGCTGCTGCGCATGGTAATGGGAATTTTGCAGCCAACTTCCGGGGTCATTCAAGTAGATGGATTGAGCTGGAAAGAGAATCGCAATGCCTACGCCGATAAGCTTGGGTATATGCCGGATGACTACGCCTTTGCCAAAGGGCTGACTGCTTGGGAAACGCTGCATTTCTGGGCTTCGCTGCGCGGACTACCTCGTAGTCGGACGGAGGAGGCGCTTGAGGAAGTCGGCCTTGCGGAGGTGCGGAACAAAAACGTGACCGCTTTTTCCAAAGGAATGAGGCAGCGCCTTTTATTCGCTCAAGCGATGCTGGCCAAGCCGCCTCTGCTCGTCCTCGACGAGCCGACCAACGGTCTAGATCCGTACTGGATGGACTCCTTTGTGGAGCTTGTGAACAAGCTTCGCCGTGAAGGGCATTCTGTGATTTACTCTACGCATCAGTTGCCAGTGGCCGAGGCTTCCGCCGATTATGTCTTATTCATGCAAGAAGGAGCAGCGGTAAGACAAGGAACGGTGGCTTCGCTGTTGGAGCAGTACGGACCTGGAGGGTTGCATGCGGCTTTCACAGAAAGTCGTATGCAGCCTGGAAGCCGCGGGCAGGTAGAAGCTTGA
- a CDS encoding Uncharacterized iron-regulated membrane protein — translation MSIDLETTTPGTSKQKNRGLLPALYQNVWRWHFYAGIIFAPFLIILALSGSVYLFKPQIEAQLYKDMLTVREVGTTRLAPDQLAAAVRTENPGLSILSFSIPSDAKSTVKMSVVKNEVPTTLYADPYTGRTTGTLDTDKTFTELFKKLHSQLLLSGTLPNRIVELAASWGVVLIVTGLYLWWPRGKFSIWGTILPRLGKRGSRQFWRDMHAVPAFWLSLLILTLILTGLPWSGVMGKGIDNIANSTNTNYPANAFGAGSLESVTLSKDVAEDLPWATENIPVPASAVGGYVRLSLNEVAAIADRQGVIKPYTISMPEGKAGVFTVASADDRPTNNATLHIDQYSGAVLTDVRFADYGIMGKVIMLGIAFHEGKLFGLANQILGLIACLGLILISAGSYVMWRKRAPAGKLGAPNKPRDRKVTIGLLIIMGALGIIMPLVGLSILIVLAIDLLVIRRVPALKRWFSA, via the coding sequence ATGAGCATAGATTTGGAAACGACAACTCCTGGTACCAGTAAACAGAAAAACCGCGGCTTGCTGCCCGCCTTGTATCAGAATGTTTGGAGATGGCATTTTTATGCCGGCATTATCTTTGCACCTTTTTTGATTATTCTTGCTCTGAGCGGATCGGTCTATCTATTCAAACCGCAAATTGAAGCGCAGCTCTATAAGGATATGTTGACCGTACGAGAGGTTGGAACGACTCGTCTGGCTCCTGATCAGCTCGCTGCAGCTGTCCGCACGGAAAATCCCGGCTTGTCCATCCTGTCTTTTTCCATTCCGAGTGATGCCAAGTCAACCGTTAAGATGAGTGTTGTGAAAAACGAAGTTCCTACTACGCTCTATGCCGATCCTTATACGGGGCGTACTACCGGTACGTTGGACACGGACAAAACGTTCACGGAGCTGTTCAAAAAGCTGCACAGCCAGTTGCTGCTCAGCGGTACGCTGCCCAACCGGATCGTAGAGCTAGCCGCTAGCTGGGGCGTTGTCCTGATCGTGACCGGCCTTTACCTGTGGTGGCCAAGAGGCAAATTTAGCATCTGGGGGACCATTCTTCCCCGCCTCGGCAAACGCGGCAGTCGCCAGTTTTGGAGAGACATGCATGCTGTACCAGCCTTTTGGCTGTCGTTGCTCATTTTGACGCTCATTTTGACCGGACTGCCTTGGTCGGGCGTTATGGGAAAAGGAATCGACAATATCGCCAATTCGACGAATACGAATTATCCGGCAAATGCGTTCGGCGCGGGTTCGCTGGAATCTGTCACCCTCTCCAAAGATGTGGCAGAGGATTTGCCGTGGGCAACCGAGAACATCCCCGTCCCTGCATCCGCAGTAGGGGGCTATGTGCGGCTGTCGCTGAATGAAGTTGCCGCAATAGCAGACCGCCAGGGTGTGATCAAACCTTATACAATCTCGATGCCGGAGGGTAAAGCTGGTGTTTTCACCGTCGCTTCTGCCGATGATAGACCTACTAACAATGCAACTCTGCATATTGACCAGTACAGTGGGGCTGTGTTGACCGATGTGCGCTTTGCGGATTACGGCATTATGGGTAAAGTGATTATGCTCGGCATCGCTTTCCACGAGGGTAAATTATTCGGTCTAGCCAACCAGATTCTCGGGCTGATTGCCTGCCTAGGCCTGATTCTTATTTCTGCCGGTTCTTACGTAATGTGGCGCAAACGCGCTCCAGCCGGTAAGCTCGGTGCACCGAACAAACCAAGGGACAGGAAAGTTACAATCGGCCTGCTCATTATCATGGGCGCTCTCGGTATCATTATGCCGCTGGTCGGCCTATCAATTCTGATTGTGCTTGCCATTGATCTGCTTGTCATCCGCCGTGTTCCTGCGCTGAAGCGCTGGTTTTCCGCCTAG